A stretch of the Manis pentadactyla isolate mManPen7 chromosome 16, mManPen7.hap1, whole genome shotgun sequence genome encodes the following:
- the LOC118927772 gene encoding glutathione S-transferase A1 encodes MGKPTLHYFNGRGRMECIRWLLAAAGVEFEEKYIETPEDLDKLRNDGSLMFQQVPMVEIDGMKLVQTRAILNYIATKHNLYGKDIKERAFIDMYAEGIADLNEMIMLLPICPPDQRDAKIALIKEKTTNRYLPVFENVLKSHGQDYLVGNRLSKADVHLVELLYYVEELDPSLLAGFPLLKALKSRVSNLPTVKRFLQPGGQRKPPLDEKSLEKLKKVFRMN; translated from the exons ATGGGGAAGCCCACGCTTCACTACTTCAATGGACGAGGCCGAATGGAGTGCATCCGGTGGCTCCTGGCTGCGGCGGGAGTAGAG TTCGAAGAGAAATATATAGAAACTCCAGAAGACCTTGACAAGTTAAGAAATG atgGGAGTTTGATGTTCCAGCAAGTGCCAATGGTCGAAATTGATGGAATGAAGCTGGTACAGACCAGAGCCATTCTCAACTACATTGCCACCAAACACAACCTCTATGGGAAGGACATAAAGGAGAGAGCCTT CATTGATATGTATGCAGAAGGTATAGCAGATTTAAATGAAATGATCATGCTTTTGCCAATATGTCCACCTGATCAAAGAGATGCCAAGATTGCCCTGATCAAAGAGAAAACAACAAATCGCTATCTCCCTGTGTTTGAAAAT GTGTTAAAGAGCCATGGACAAGACTACCTTGTGGGCAACAGGCTGAGCAAGGCTGACGTGCACCTGGTTGAACTTCTCTACTACGTGGAAGAGCTTGACCCCAGCCTCCTGGCCGGCTTCCCACTGCTGAAG GCCCTGAAAAGCAGAGTCAGCAATCTCCCTACTGTGAAGAGGTTCCTGCAGCCTGGCGGGCAGAGGAAGCCTCCCCTGGATGAGAAaagtttagagaaattaaagaaggtttTCAGGATGAATTAA